taaaaccataattattattaaaattactaatatcgttacaaatattatttttatcattttaccaactgtattaaaattatcatttttattatcattaataaatgtattattagtattattatttatattataagtattactaaaattatcatgatattaaaacgatccttctattaaaaattattttattatcattgttaattttATAACAAGTGAATAATATACATGtgagaatatatttatattacatataagtatgtattaataatattatcaaattttatataaatattcatatataataaattaggtgttcttaacattatattaattagataaatatatacataatatataatttaaggacataatatatatatttgttcgattacgaatatacgttttaacatatatacaaatgatataggttcgtgaatccgaggccaaccctgcattgttcaatgtcgtcatatgtatttttactacaaaatacagtattgtgagtttcatttactccctttttatatatatttttgggactgagaatacatgcgctgcttttataattgttttacgaaatagacacaagtactttaaactacatcctatggttgaatcattataccagatatcaccctttaaaaagcttggtagcctaagaatttgggaacagacccccaaattgacgcgaatcctaaagatagatctatggacccgacgaaccccatccaaagtaccggatgctttagtacttcgaattattttatatcatgtccgaagggtttcccagaatgataggggatattcttatatgcatcttgttaatgtcggttaccaggtgttcaattcatatgaatgatatttttgtctctatgcatgggacgtatatttatgagaactggaattgaaattcttgtggtctattaaaatgatgaaaatgtttatttatgttaaactaatgaactcaccaaccttttggttgacacttgaaagcatgtttattctcaggtacgaaagaaatcttccgctgtgcatttgctcattttaaagatattacttggagtcattcatgacatatttcaaaaaaaacgttgcattcgagtcgtcgagttcatcaagattattattaagtcaattatagttagatatattataaaatggtatgcatgtcgtcaactttcgatgaaatgaaagattgttttttttcaaaaacgaatgcaatgtttgtaaaatgtatcatacagaggtcaagtacctcgcgatgtaatcaactgttgtgaatcgtttataatcgatatggacttcgtccggatggattaggacgggtctctacaccacTATCTGCACCAGATGAGTTGTACCACACAAAATAGCATCAGTGACAATAGTGGTGGCCCAAGTCCACCCACATGTAATACTCGAGCCCAACTTCTTGCCATAATTGCGGCACATCAAAGTTATATTGCCCAACAACATCTTCAGCAGCCCGTTGGTTCATTACCTCCTACTTTTGGGCCACACACTCTACTTGCACAATATGTTAGCCACCTGGATTCCCTTCGCAGGTTTGTACCATTCTTGGTTGTTCTTGGAGCTTCGATACTTTCAGGCTTTGTTGTTAACTTTTTTATTAATGAAAGACTTCCATTGCATGACGAAATTTTCAGTTTTTCTTTCGATTTTCTTTGCGTTTGTTGAATGTGGAATCTACCGGACTTTATTTAGTGTTTATATTCATGAAAGTGATGAAGATTTTGGATATTCAATGACAGTTAACCTGATTAAGTGTAAAATAGAAATATAAAAAATGTGTTTGCCATCAATTTTTTTAGTGAAAAAGCATTGAATAGATTTTGGGAGAAATACTCTTTTAGCAAACATTAGTAACATATACAGAATATTTGCTTGCTCAAGACCATAGTTTGTTTAGCGATTGTTTTTGCGGCTCTTAGTTTACCTTATATACAGTAGATGTGCAATTATGTTGGTACATTTTGTTTAATTCTGAAGGGGATTATGACTCTCTTTTAAATGGTTGTTAATTTATTATGTGTTAATGGCTTCAATTTGCAGGTTTTTGTTAGGTTTACGGTTAACCCATCAAGGCGAATCATACAACAATGTTGATTTGTGCAGTGATAAATTCAGGACGAAGAAAAAGCGCCCGTGGAATATGGTCTGTTTCTATGCGTAAACGGATTCTCGACTAACACTGCTACACTTCAGGCATGATCAATAATCTAGGTACCTTATGATAAAGTTCTTTTCATGTTTTATCTGCTAATCTAGATGATATCGTATGTATGAGTAATTAGAAAGCAGATCAGATGCTAATTATAACATCATGTCATGCTATGCTTTGTAATTGGTGTATTCCATATACCAATTTGATTTGTTTAATGTTTTTGCTAAGCTATTTTATACTAAGGCCCATTGACCCGTATAGGGATGGCACCCTCGGATAATGGGTCAGGCTTCATGTGGCCAGGCTTCaagtaattaattatttaaaaacatTGTAATGGTTCCAAACTTTTTATTAGTAAAGTGATGTGCTTGCCCATTAAGACACTATGACCGGTACTAATTTTTTTTTGGTTGAACTGAAACACGATGTAGAAAAATTACTATATCTAATTCTATGTTCACTTAGACAGTTTAACCCATTTAGACACTTTGACCCATATCAATTTCTTTGTTCATCAAATAGCTTAAACTCAAGTTTAACTGTATAAACTAACACTTGGCCTATTTTGAATAGTTCGTTAGTGATTGTTTTCGTCATTGTAATTGTGTAATACAGATAATCGCTACCAAAACCGACATTTTCAAATACTATTTTTTTAGAGCcgacgtgcaacgcacgagctcttaaatctatatctatatataacacaCTGCAggcgttgataaattttgtttttcGTGTGGAATGAGTGGAACACGAATTCATTCATATGATGTATGAGGTATGACTTAATGTTCGTTTAAATTTGAGTATTTTTTATAGTTTAGTGTTTGGTCAAGTTTATTTGTGTTTAATTCAATTTACAAGTGTGGCGATTGATTGATCTATATGAGTCAAAAGGATAACACGATGCATAATCACTGTGATAAAATAGAAAGTAATATGGGCAGGCGTATAATATTCTCAGTTTGTATGCATCAATAAGTATTAGTAAACTTTTATGAGGCACAAATGCCTTAAACATGCTATGGTATTATTAAAGTTTTATTAGTCAATGAAACATCACTTACGCTTATATTTTTTTAGGTAAAAACACTTTTAGCGAAGATGGATGCTCAAGTTATGGTGTAGCTAAAATAACTTGGGAGAAATGAACATACAAATATGCAGCTTAGTTTTCCAAATACAATGTAACGATTCCAAACCTTTTTTTAGCAGCGTAATGTACTTGCCCATTTAGACACTTTGATCGGTTATATATTTTTTGGTTGAACTTAAACATGTTGTAGTCTAATTACTATATTTATCTCTATGTTCATTTATACACTTTTGACCCATTTAGACATTTCACCAGTATCATTTTCTTTGTTCTAAATGAAACTCAAGCTTAActatatataattaaaacttacCTATTttgaatattttattattaattgctTTCGTATTTATTTTTGTGTAATACATGTAAGCGGTATCGAAAGTAACACATTCAAATACTATTTTTTTAGAACTACCGTACAACACACAGAGTCTAGATCTAGTTTAGAGTCTGTAAACACAAACATATAAGTATGAAAAAAGAGTAGAAAGTTTATTACTCTCTGATACAGATTCCAACCAAAAATATCTTAACGGCCATTTATGAAAAAAGTGTTTTAGAAACAGAACAGCAAACCGCAATCATACACAAAAAGATAAAATATTCATTCAATTCAATTCGTTTAATAAAACTAAAAATCTCGATTCATTTTTTATCTGTGAACATCTTAATTAATAATGGCGACAAGATACTGGATAGTTTCTCTTCCCGTTCAAAGCTCCCCCACTTCATTATGGACTCGACTACAAGAATCAATCTCCAAAAACTCATTCGACACTCCTCTCTACAgagtatgtttatatatataatcacGATCACAACATATGATCTCTCTTTTTGTatgtatatctaatacatatatctATGTATAATATACGTACCTAATCTAACTCATAATTATTAATTTTGCAGTTCAATATCCCTAATTTACGTGTCGGTACTCTCGATTCGCTTTTATCTCTCAGCGATGATCTACTCAAGGTCAATAATTTTTAcaagttatcgttattattatcattttgcccTAATTTTTGTTATAAATTAGGGAGTTGTTGATTTGATATGATGTGTGCGAAATTATGCAGTCGAATGCGTTTATTGAAGGATGTTCACATAAGATACGACGTCAGATCGAAGATTTGGAGAAGGTGTCTGGAATTCTGGCGAGTTCGTTGACGGTGGACGGAGTTCCTGTGGATTCATATTTAACGAAGTAATCGATTATGCGTTTTTTTTATTATGATTTTGATAAAACAGATTGGTGTtgatttgaatttgaatttgaatttgtgATTTATAGATTTGTGTGGGATGAAGCTAAGTATCCAACAATGTCTCCGCTTAAGGAGATTGTTGATGGTATTCATGTCCAAGTTGCCAAAATTGATGATGATCTTAAGGTAATTCGTTGTTCCTTATGCAGGTAATGTGGTTATAGTAATGATTTACGATCTTATCAATATACGTATTTGAACATGATGTGTTAAGTTCTTAGCTAGTAAAGTTGGCTGATTATACCTATTATATCTTTGTCCCATCTTAATATGTTTATTACTTTATTTGCAGTTTCTcttatatactagtgaaatgacccgtggaaccacgggtttgtgtaaacgaaacagtttaatgataggtATTTTAAGTGAACGTAaacgctaaagttatttagttttatgacccgtggaaccacataacccgactaagaaactcgtcatctGAACATTTCAACAAACACCAAAAATGCATAtttaacaatccacatccaatcataagagataatattgcttgtcattttattttaaaagtataaaagccaattttgcctaacttttataccttctcgtacctaattcaaaataattattagaataatttaaaataatttaattttaataattaaaataattattaataagatttaataataacaattaattgataaaatttaattttaattcaaaattatctagattaatgacatcacccaccatgcttagatttttttctttttttttttgattttttcttaacaaaggaattagcctaataatgacatcatcattttagcaatataatagaaactatagaagaTGCCTTATTGGTGAGTGTTAGATTAGATGGGAAATGTTTGTTAGAGAAAACATATGTGTGAAAGCTCAGGATATGAAGAAATTTCTGTTTTTGACATGTTGAATGGCAGGTACGTATTGCTGAGTATAACAATGTTCGTAGTCAACTCAATCAAATTAACAGAAAGCAGACTGGAAGGTAAAGACATATACTGATGATGCCTTTTCATACGATCTCTAATAGGAGTCAAGTGGTCTACAATAGAAGGGACTAAAGTTGAATGATTATATATATTCCAGCTTAGCTGTTCGTGATCTCTCCAATTTAGTAACGCCTGATGACATCGTCAGTTCAGAACATTTGGTTACTCTCATTGCTGTTGTTCCCAAGTATTCCCAGAAGGATTGGCTGTCATGTTACGAAACACTCACCGCTTACgtggtaatttatatgattcatTACTGCATACAAGTTTCATGTGGACTTTTTTGCACCGGTGGTCCCTCGTTATACATCAAATTGCATGCCGCATCCCTGTTATTACTTTTTAGCTCCGGTGGTCACTTCATTTTACAACTGTTGCCTTGGTGGTCCCTCCGTCTTTTTTCGTTAAAAATGTCCGTTATGTGCCATCACGTGATGTCGTTTTATGATGTTTAGTTCACCTTAAACGACATCACGTGATGGCACTTGACGGACATTTTTAACGGAAAATAGACGGAGGGACCACTAAGGCAACATTAGTAAAATGAAGGGACCGGAGCTAAAAAGTAATAACAGGGACGCGACATACAATTTGATGTATAAGCAAAGGACCACCGACGCAAAAAAGTCTTTATTGAGTACAATATATTTTTTGTGTGTGCAAGCTCTACCTTTTGAATAAAGTAATTGCTTTAGGTCCCCAGATCCTCCAAGAATATACACGAGGACAACGAGTATGCGCTTTATACTGTCACATTATTCAATCGCGATGCTGATAATTTTCGAATTAAGGCACGAGAAAGAGGATTTCAGGTTAGTttgttaacttttttttttttttttagtttgtaagcgAAGTGACTCTGATTCATGATGGATGGTAGAGTTTTTTAGTAAGATACTGATGCAGAATTTTAAATTTTAGTTTAGCAGTAGGATATTAACTATAATACAAAAAGCATTTTATATTTGTTAAGGTTGAGTAATTTGTTTATACGGTGTTGATTCAGATtcgtgattttgaatataattcgGAAACTCAAGAGTCACGGAAGCAGGAGCTTGAAAAACTGACGCAAGACCAGGAATCTCTGAGAAGCTCTCTTTTGCAATGGTGTTACACCAGTTACGGAGAGGTACTTTCATCTTTATTAAATTACACTATAAATGTATTATGtctatttcctttttttttttttgtattatgtCTAAATAAGTCATCAATTAAACCTATTATTAATTAAAAAGACTTTAAACCATAAAATATCAGAAATATGTTGGATTGAAGGTCTTTATAACCATACGAACTAAGTTAACGAACTGGGAAGAATTTATATGCTTGGTATTGATTTAAGGTCCTGATAATCATATTGTACTTGATTTTGCGCGTGTGAACCTTTGCTAGAATATTACATTGCCTGAAACAATGTCTAACAATAATATTATCATTTCATGTAATATTTCATGCATAGTATCATGCATAGTATTCACACATAGTATTTATCCTCCAAGTTGATTGCGATATAGTATTAATGACCTTCACAATGATCGAAGAGTCCCCATATATTATTAGTGACCTTCAAAATTTAGAAGTGCATTTTAATATCAAAATCATTATAACTTATGTTTATGGGCTGTCTTGATACCCAAGATAATAGTTCCTGTGGATTTTATTTTGATGATGCCAGGACCCACTGGGTTGCCCTGCAATCAGAACTGTTGAATGGATATATGGTTGTTCAGAACACTTTCTATAATCAAGTTAGGAAAACTTTTTTTATTTCACTTTTTTAGAAACTAAGAAAGTGCGAGTTTTATAAAGCTAATATCAAGGTTGTAGAACTCGGACTTGCTCGCCGACTACTTGGTTTTTTGAGAGCAACGAGCTGAGTAATCAAActcggtcaaaattggtcaaactCGGCCAATGTCAAACTTGTCGACATCCGAGTACTCCCCGACTGTACTCCCCCCGAGTAATCCTCTCGAAAACTCCCCCGAGTAGAAGATTTGCAACCTTGACTAATATTGATTTTGATTTATACATCCGAATGTACTGAATAATGTCTGAATTTTCTTGATCTGCAATGGCACTACCTAGGAAGAAGTGTTCAGTTTTGCTATATATGTAATGTATGTATGTTGTTGGCACGTATATAGCATGGTGAACATGCCACTTACCATGCATGTAAAAGATCTGTTTCTTATCTCTTAAATTAAAAAGTGGATACCTACCCACATGTTCATAGTTGTGTACAAAGACTCCCCTTTCTGATTTTATGCATAGATGAGGACCATGTAGGGAAGCATGATGCTCTCTGCACTACTTCCTACCAGGAAAAGTAAAAAGGATATTAAGTACACTACTTAGATTATGGAAGCATGTTCGTTTGTTGTATATCTTCTCATCGTTCAGTGCATCTTGGGGCCATTATGGCTAAGGACGACCTCCTCTGCCCTTAAGCTTAGGTGGTTTCCTTTTAGTcatgtggtttcggggatgtctaccataaaggtgcatgagtggtgcttTGTCTGTTAGGGTGGTTGGCTCTTTTCTTGCACAACAACTTCCACCTGACACGCCTTTCGAGTTCTGTTTCCAATGCCATTCGGCTCTATTAATTGAGGAAACATCAAGCGTCGTCCTATTGGCGATTTGACTGCCTCGTAGAGCCTAAATCGAATTCCCAACTGATTTTGaaatccatggaaatttgattctaccattttcatggtttTTTTTTATGTTCTATTTTAAtcttactattttttttttaaacaaaaagaaatttcctactttttggccggaggtccactcggaagcaattttCTTATCTGTCGAATAGAGAGTTCTCTACTTTtgtgagtgttttcactctgggtggagaaatgacttgtttctaTTCTcagataggggaatgattgtctacatctcacctccctcatacaccactcatgtggtatcgagttttttgttgttgctgctgctgctagCAGCAGCCGCCGCCGCCGCCGCAGCCGCCCTGGGAATGGGTCGATGGGTTAAAACGTTTGAAAGTTACCCTGAGTTGGTCAAATAATAAGTAGAATTTCATTGTTATCTATGGTTTTGGTAATCATATTTAACATACTACTTCAAATAATAAGTAGAATTTCATTGTTATCTATGGTTTTGGTAATCATATTTAACATACtactttataaatatataaaaaaataaaaataaaaaatagatcAACCTGACCCAAACTATACTAAAATGATCTATCTTGACCCAAACTATACTAAAATGATCTATCTTGACCCAAATTGTACTAGAATGATCTATCTTGACCCAAACCCATCTTAACCATCATCTGACCTCAGGCCCGGCCCATGTTGTGACGGCTATATTTTATAAGATAGAAAGTATTGAAGACCTTTAGATGCATCCACCACGATCATGTTGTATAGGAACACCGAACACATGTTCAGCTATCAAGATTGTATAATAACAAGTAAAAATTTTTTACCAGTTGTATTTGCAAACACTTTTTCATTGCTATTGATCCTTATCTTCTTTAGCGTTTTCCTATTTCAACTATAATAACACTCTCGTCCGGCAGGTTTTCACTTCCTGGATGCACTTTTGTGCCGTTCGCTTATTTGCTGAGAGCATTTTGAGATACGGGTTACCGCCCTCCTTTTTGGTATTGAATCCGTTTCTGctacatttttttattattattgtatatataaAATGTTGGCTTTAATATATGCATATGATATCTACTCTGATTTGTTTCAGTCTGCTGTATTGTCACCATCTTTGAAAAGCTAGAAGAAAGTACGTACAATCCTTGAAGGCCTCTGCGGCAGTTCTAACAAGTAATTTCTTACACTTCTATTTTGCATTTTCatttattaattctaaaaataaatTAGATCAGAATGAACATGATAAGAAATGCACAAAAAGAACCCTTAACTTAAATTACCTACAATGATATATTCTAAATTCAATGTCTGATTTTTGATAAATCTCAACACTTGGTTATCGAAATGAGACGAAGGATTTGATTCATTTCTCTACTGTCAACAACAACGCttatatagctattttatataATCTATCTAAAAAATCAATGTTTTTTTTGGCGTTTTTTTATGAGGTTATATAAATTGTATTTTCTTAGTCAAGATCATGAATCCATCTACTAGTAAGGGACATATACTAGATTCTTCGTGTAGTACATACACCATTAAAGATAAACAAATGGTCCTAAATACCTTAAGAGGGCTACTAATGCAGAATAAGGAGGGGCGTACACTATCGTTCAATCACTTCTGAATATAAATCGGTTTCTCTTAGTCAATTTCATGAATCCatctactatttttttttttttttgaacggcgaatttgcatcagcggatcatttatttcaacgaccctcatcatttgcacccacccacgctagaaggaaactcctacccgggttgcttggcaactaatcgcaggaaattggagagaaaaccttccgccccgaggaattgaacccgggttgcttggcaactaatcgcgggcccTTCCACACTGAGGCTTGATACCGTTGAAGCAAACGTTCGTTGGTAATCAATCTACTAGTAAGGGACATATACTAGATTCTTTGTGTAGTACATACACAATTAAAGATGAACAAATGGTCCTAAACATACACCTTAAGAGGGCTACAATTTTAAAATTAAGGAGGGCCGTACTACGAGTATATCATTTAATCACTCTGAATATATTGATAATGGAGATCTTCATAAGTTCCTTTCTAGGACCACATGAtcgatttatttttaatattatgtaACAGTGTTTATAGTCTAGGACCACATAGAACTACAACAATAATCAAGATGTTATAATCTATGTTGGAATCGTAATGCAGCACGTTTTGGAAAACTGAGGATGAAGGAAACATGGGTGGCTTGGGTGGTGAAGCTGATTCCCACCCTTACGTCTCCTTTACCATTAACCTTATATGAACATAGTGTTGCGGTGAATGGTGGTATCGATTCTTTTCTTCTTGGTTATAACCCAATAATGTGATTTCTACAAATCCCTGTATTTATATAAGGTTAATTTATCCGATTCCTGGCTGCGGGTCTATGTATTAAGGTTGATTCGTTGTACTACAATCTGAAG
This genomic window from Rutidosis leptorrhynchoides isolate AG116_Rl617_1_P2 chromosome 2, CSIRO_AGI_Rlap_v1, whole genome shotgun sequence contains:
- the LOC139892586 gene encoding V-type proton ATPase subunit C-like, which gives rise to MATRYWIVSLPVQSSPTSLWTRLQESISKNSFDTPLYRFNIPNLRVGTLDSLLSLSDDLLKSNAFIEGCSHKIRRQIEDLEKVSGILASSLTVDGVPVDSYLTKFVWDEAKYPTMSPLKEIVDGIHVQVAKIDDDLKVRIAEYNNVRSQLNQINRKQTGSLAVRDLSNLVTPDDIVSSEHLVTLIAVVPKYSQKDWLSCYETLTAYVVPRSSKNIHEDNEYALYTVTLFNRDADNFRIKARERGFQIRDFEYNSETQESRKQELEKLTQDQESLRSSLLQWCYTSYGEVFTSWMHFCAVRLFAESILRYGLPPSFLSAVLSPSLKS